The following proteins are co-located in the Silene latifolia isolate original U9 population chromosome 1, ASM4854445v1, whole genome shotgun sequence genome:
- the LOC141607706 gene encoding uncharacterized protein LOC141607706 — translation MGSNMTPKVRKSPTSSTSNYKLCITLFFIVIFTIPTLFLLQTNPSSLCFPPFSTTTSKSWSGDLRTATFAWNRLSLIDQPRSLKIAVFSRKWPVGSAPGGMERHAFTLHMALAGRGHKIHVFTSPYEKGSSLSPSSQGYPIIHCHEGDPGKWRYNKAWDQFVEENQVEAFDVVHTESVALPHWLARHLPNLVVTWHGIALESLHSSIYQDLIREPDEPRSPGFNQSIYGVIPKILNEIRFFHNYAHHVAISDSCGEMLRDVYQIPTRRVHVIINGVNEGDFKEHGKLGLQFRSKIKLPKNATLVIGVAGRLVKDKGHPLVYLAFSKFIKKHPNVYLIVAGSGPWENRYRELGPQVLVLGSMKPSELGAFYNAIDIFLNPTLRPQGLDLTLMEAMMSGTPVMASRFPSIKGTIVVEEEYGFLFAPNVESLVETLEEVVQEGAQKLAKRGKACKDYAMSMFTAHKMALAYERLFLCVKNGTFCRYP, via the exons ATGGGCTCAAACATGACTCCAAAAGTAAGAAAATCACCTACTTCATCAACCTCGAATTACAAACTTTgcattacactttttttcatagTCATTTTTACCATACCAACTCTTTTTCTCCTTCAAACTAACCCTTCCTCCTTATGCTTCCCACCTTTTTCTACTACTACCTCCAAGTCATGGTCCGGTGACCTTCGGACCGCTACGTTCGCTTGGAACCGTCTTTCCTTGATTGATCAACCTCGGTCATTGAAAATCGCTGTTTTCTCGAGGAAATGGCCGGTTGGGTCTGCTCCCGGAGGTATGGAACGTCACGCGTTCACATTGCACATGGCCTTAGCCGGTCGCGGTCATAAGATCCATGTCTTTACATCACCCTATGAAAAAGGGTCAAGTTTAAGCCCATCATCTCAAGGGTATCCAATCATACATTGCCACGAGGGTGACCCCGGGAAGTGGAG GTACAACAAGGCATGGGACCAATTTGTGGAGGAGAACCAAGTAGAGGCATTCGACGTAGTGCACACGGAGAGCGTAGCGCTTCCCCATTGGTTAGCGCGACACCTACCAAACCTAGTGGTGACTTGGCACGGTATCGCTTTAGAGAGTTTGCATTCAAGCATATACCAAGACTTGATTAGGGAACCAGATGAACCAAGGTCTCCTGGTTTTAACCAAAGCATTTACGGTGTAATTCCTAAAATACTCAATGAAATAAGGTTCTTCCATAACTATGCTCATCATGTTGCAATTAGTGATAGTTGTGGTGAAATGCTAAGGGATGTGTACCAAATCCCAACTAGAAGAGTACATGTCATCATTAATGGTGTTAATGAGGGTGACTTTAAGGAACATGGTAAACTTGGCCTACAATTTAGGTCCAAAATTAAGTTACCTAAAAATGCTACATTAGTCATTGGTGTAGCAGGTAGACTGGTAAAAGATAAAGGCCATCCTTTAGTTTACTTGGCCTTTTCTAAGTTTATTAAGAAACACCCAAATGTGTATCTAATTGTAGCCGGGTCCGGTCCGTGGGAGAATCGCTACCGGGAGCTAGGACCTCAAGTACTAGTCCTAGGTTCGATGAAGCCATCCGAGCTAGGAGCCTTCTATAATGCAATTGACATATTCTTGAACCCGACTTTAAGACCACAAGGCCTTGATCTAACCCTGATGGAGGCTATGATGAGTGGGACACCGGTGATGGCTTCGAGATTTCCGAGCATTAAGGGGACTATAGTGGTTGAAGAAGAGTATGGGTTTTTGTTTGCACCGAATGTTGAGTCATTGGTAGAGACATTAGAGGAAGTTGTACAGGAAGGTGCACAAAAGCTTGCGAAAAGAGGAAAGGCCTGCAAAGATTATGCAATGTCCATGTTTACGGCACACAAGATGGCCTTGGCTTATGAGAGATTGTTCCTCTGTGTAAAGAATGGTACATTTTGCAGGTACCCTTGA
- the LOC141607710 gene encoding putative serine/threonine-protein kinase PBL15, with protein MTKATTTQKPKPWKPLTATKCCSVENSIILGINFNNKSRTSDLMSKNIAPLPSFRRLAYSGHLSNLSSCSSQRINEDLAQSFGLDLFDFQVNELKAITQNFSRSYLLGEGGFGKVHKGYVDDGLRNGLKSQAVAVKHLDIEGLQGHREWLSEVIFLGQLRHQNLVKLIGYCCEDEERLLVYEFMPRGSLENHLFKRLSLSLPWGTRLKIAIGAAKGLAFLHEAESPVIYRDFKTSNILLDSDFTAKLSDFGLAKMGPEGSDTHVTTRVMGTYGYAAPEYVSTGHLTTKSDVYSFGVVLLELLTGRRSMEKSRPKGEQHLVDWTKPYLSRSRRLRYIMDPRLGGQYSVKGAKEIAQLAVQCVSLNPKDRPKMPMVVQTLEGLQIHKDMAVSSGLWPLPNTKSSRVNGVSAKGRTNNCKPSPIAPIKKA; from the exons ATGACAAAGGCAACAACCACCCAAAAACCAAAGCCATGGAAACCCTTAACAGCAACAAAATGTTGCTCAGTAGAGAATTCCATAATCCTAGGAATAAACTTCAATAACAAGTCTCGAACATCCGACCTAATGTCCAAAAACATAGCACCATTACCGTCTTTTCGACGTTTGGCCTATTCGGGACACTTGAGCAACCTAAGTAGCTGCTCGTCACAGCGGATTAATGAGGATTTGGCTCAGTCATTTGGGTTAGACTTGTTTGATTTTCAGGTGAATGAGTTAAAGGCCATAACACAGAATTTTTCAAGGAGTTATTTGCTTGGAGAAGGTGGGTTTGGTAAAGTTCATAAGGGTTATGTTGATGATGGTTTAAGGAATGGCTTAAAGTCTCAGGCTGTTGCTGTCAAACACTTGGATATTGAAGGCTTACAAGGTCATAGAGAATGGCTG TCAGAGGTAATATTTCTAGGGCAGCTAAGGCACCAAAATCTGGTGAAACTAATTGGATATTGCTGCGAAGATGAAGAGCGTCTTCTTGTTTACGAGTTCATGCCCAGAGGCAGCTTAGAGAACCATTTGTTCAAGA GACTTTCATTATCACTGCCATGGGGAACAAGGCTAAAGATAGCAATAGGGGCAGCCAAAGGTCTTGCCTTCTTGCATGAAGCAGAGTCACCAGTCATATACCGCGATTTTAAGACCTCCAACATCTTGCTTGACTCT GATTTTACTGCTAAATTGTCGGATTTCGGGTTAGCAAAGATGGGACCTGAAGGATCTGATACCCATGTTACTACAAGGGTAATGGGTACTTATGGATATGCTGCTCCAGAGTATGTTTCTACAG GGCACTTGACAACTAAGAGCGATGTCTACAGTTTCGGGGTAGTACTATTAGAACTACTAACCGGAAGGCGGTCAATGGAAAAATCAAGGCCAAAGGGAGAGCAACACCTAGTGGATTGGACGAAACCATATTTGTCTAGGAGCAGGAGACTAAGGTACATTATGGACCCGAGACTTGGTGGGCAATACTCGGTTAAAGGGGCCAAGGAGATTGCCCAATTGGCGGTACAATGTGTGAGTTTGAACCCTAAGGACAGACCTAAGATGCCCATGGTTGTGCAAACACTTGAAGGATTACAAATTCATAAGGACATGGCAGTTTCTAGTGGATTATGGCCTCtaccaaatacaaaatcaagtagGGTTAATGGCGTTTCTGCCAAAGGAAGGACTAATAATTGTAAGCCCTCACCTATTGCACCTATTAAAAAAGCCTGA
- the LOC141607697 gene encoding protein NUCLEAR FUSION DEFECTIVE 4-like: MRPRTKDQPSTPSSSSSSSSSSPHNYHSKPRRTTTTTVLRRNITQLFALFGVVLRGSMAGQSRKWMILVATIWIQAFTGTNFDFAAYSSEMKAALGVSQVELNYLATASDMGKALGWSSGLALMWLPLWVVMLLAALMGFVGYGLQWFVISGFFSPPYFLVFFLCLLSGCSICWFNTVCFVLCIKNFPANRALAISLTVSFNGVSAALYALAANAINPSSSSLYLFLNALLPLLTSLAALIPILRQPELDPLPPDAVQRDSVIFLFLNALAVITGFYLLFLTSTTNSVASSRLLFGGALFLLVFPLCVPGIVYAREWFKQVHSSFRIDGPGFILVDDDDLEFHKEVSRQCSFSSSTISLLMNGNGSSNTGLTNDDAGKSEVRYGSVLRKGQLVMLGEEHPASLLVRRVDFWLYYVAYFCGGTIGLVYSNNLGQIAQSLGQSSSTTTLLTLYSSFSFFGRLLSATPDYIRAKFYFARTGWLALALTPTPIAFFLLTISGSALALQTGTALIGLSSGFIFAAAVSITSELFGPSSVGVNHNILITNIPIGSLLYGVLAAVVYDSNSGSSHKISMVTDTIICMGRQCYYWTFMWWGCLSVVGVVSSVLLFLRTRLAYERFEHDRITSLID; encoded by the exons ATGCGACCTCGTACTAAAGATCAACCATCCACCCCATCCTCTTCATCATCCTCCTCTTCATCCTCCCCACATAACTATCATTCAAAACCACgtcgaaccaccaccaccaccgttcTCCGTCGTAACATAACCCAATTATTCGCATTATTCGGGGTAGTATTGCGAGGATCCATGGCGGGTCAATCTCGGAAATGGATGATCCTTGTTGCCACCATATGGATACAGGCCTTTACAGGGACTAACTTTGATTTTGCCGCGTATTCGTCTGAGATGAAGGCGGCATTGGGGGTGTCACAGGTGGAGTTGAATTATTTGGCCACCGCTTCCGATATGGGGAAGGCGTTGGGATGGTCATCTGGGTTGGCCTTGATGTGGTTGCCTTTATGGGTTGTTATGTTACTTGCTGCTCTTATGGGCTTCGTTGGCTATGGTCTTCAGTGGTTCGTTATTTCCGGTTTCTTTTCTCCACCTTATTTCTTG GTGTTTTTCCTATGCTTGTTATCAGGATGCAGCATTTGCTGGTTTAACACGGTATGTTTCGTGCTCTGCATCAAAAACTTCCCAGCAAACCGAGCCCTTGCAATCTCCCTAACAGTCAGCTTCAATGGTGTAAGTGCTGCATTGTATGCTTTAGCAGCTAATGCTATCAACCCATCTTCATCATCCCTCTATCTGTTCTTGAATGCCCTACTTCCACTATTAACCTCGTTAGCAGCGTTAATACCAATCCTACGACAACCAGAACTCGACCCTTTGCCTCCCGATGCTGTCCAAAGGGACTCCGTCATATTCCTCTTCCTCAATGCCTTGGCAGTAATAACAGGATTTTATCTCCTCTTTCTTACCTCAACAACAAATAGTGTGGCTTCTTCTCGTCTTCTCTTTGGTGGGGCGCTTTTCCTACTGGTTTTTCCTCTGTGTGTTCCCGGTATTGTGTATGCCAGAGAATGGTTCAAACAGGTTCATTCTAGTTTCAGGATTGATGGGCCGGGTTTCATTTTGGTCGATGATGATGATCTGGAGTTTCACAAAGAGGTGTCAAGGCAATGCAGCTTTTCAAGTAGCACAATATCATTGCTAATGAATGGAAATGGATCTTCTAATACTGGTTTGACTAACGATGATGCAGGGAAGAGTGAGGTACGCTACGGGAGTGTTCTTAGGAAGGGTCAGTTGGTGATGCTTGGGGAGGAGCATCCGGCTTCACTCTTAGTGCGTAGGGTAGATTTCTGGCTGTACTATGTTGCATACTTTTGCGGAGGTACAATAGGGTTGGTGTACAGCAATAATCTTGGACAGATTGCTCAGTCACTTGGTCAGAGCTCCAGCACCACCACCCTTTTAACACTCTATTCTTCTTTCTCCTTCTTTGGCCGGTTACTTTCAGCTACACCAGATTATATTCGTGC GAAGTTCTACTTTGCAAGGACAGGATGGTTAGCACTTGCATTAACCCCAACTCCAATCGCCTTTTTCTTGCTCACCATATCAGGCAGTGCCCTGGCACTTCAGACAGGAACCGCCCTTATAGGCCTTAGCTCTGGCTTCATATTTGCTGCTGCTGTTTCCATAACATCCGAACTATTTGGGCCTTCTAGTGTTGGGGTCAACCATAACATATTGATCACCAATATCCCAATTGGGTCTCTGCTCTATGGTGTCCTAGCCGCTGTGGTCTATGACTCGAACTCTGGCTCTAGCCACAAAATTTCAATGGTTACTGATACAATAATTTGTATGGGAAGGCAATGCTATTATTGGACCTTCATGTGGTGGGGATGCCTATCCGTTGTTGGCGTTGTTTCGAGCGTCCTGCTGTTCTTGAGGACGAGGCTTGCTTATGAACGATTTGAGCACGATAGAATTACATCCTTAATTGATTAA